The nucleotide window TTGAACAAACCTACTTGAAGTCAATGCTGCAGCAAGCTTGGTCTCTTTTCCATGTGCTCGTACTGGACAACAAAATGTTCCTGCAATAACCATCCCCCCCAAAAGAAACATTACACACTAATTACAAtctaaatccaaatatcaaGAAATACATATTTTCGACTTACCTTTCTGACTGTTTTGAACGAGTTTGGATCGAGGCACTCGTATGTTCCTCTTTCATATGCAGCTGTTCTTACCAAAGGCTCCCCAACTCTGAAGAACCATAATCTCAGTTCCTTGTGGTAAAACCAACCTCTTTCATAACTGcaaataatcaatcaatcaaagccTCAGCCCAAGAGAGCGAAGTAAACGACTAATCAAGATTGTTGGTAGAGAAAACATACAGTTCATCTGCTGCGTATAGCTGTGCTTCGTCTTTTGGCATACTGAGACAATAATTA belongs to Brassica oleracea var. oleracea cultivar TO1000 unplaced genomic scaffold, BOL UnpScaffold09972, whole genome shotgun sequence and includes:
- the LOC106322208 gene encoding probable NOT transcription complex subunit VIP2 produces the protein MPKDEAQLYAADELYERGWFYHKELRLWFFRVGEPLVRTAAYERGTYECLDPNSFKTVRKEHFVVQYEHMEKRPSLLQH